CGCCTTTGTCAGAGTACTGTTTCATGAAAGTAGCTGGCATCGTAGCCCCGTTCGCAGCCGTTTGCAGATAGTCAACGTTCAATGTCTTGGCCACTTCACTGGTCCAAGTGCTTGTACCAACAGGAGCTAACCAACTGCCAACGTAATCAAACTTGGTGGGATTGGCTTGGCAGTACTCCTTAGTACCTCTCTCGTTGTCAGTTCCCCACGCATCACTCCAGCCCACCGTGGCGATGGTCGGCTTTCCGGTGGCATATTTGCCTTCCGCTTCCCACTGATCGCCGATCCACTTCAGCATGAGTTTCACCGCATACCGTGTCGGCGGGCAGAAAGCAAATACCCATCCGGGAGGATCTATCATTGGAACACTGGTAGCCATGCCTAGTATAGCGATCTTATCCCTCGCCGCCAAAGGCTTCAGTGACTCCGAACAGTCATTGAAAACAGAGATTATTACCTCTGCCCCCTTGCTCTTCAGCCAGTCGTAACCTGGTACGAACCTGGCTGGATTCATACCTGTGTCCCAGTTCACGACCTTCAGCTTAACGCCCTCTGGCAGCTCTATCCCGGGTGCAGTGCCAGCATTAACCTCTTTGACGAAATCCTCCAGAGCCTTTGTCATAGGCCCCAGAGCAGGGGCTGCCGGCCCCGTAAAGTCTGTCATGTTCCCAATAACGATAGTGACTTTCCCCTTTTCCTCCTTCCCACACCCAAGGCCGAGCGTAGCTACGAGGACCAAGATGACGAGACAGGATAGCACAACGGTTCTCCAATGTTTCATTCCTCCTCCTTTCTAATCCCTTTTTCATTTAGCCGGGATTTGGCATCTCGACCGCTGATACAGGCACTGAGACATGATTGCCTTCCGCGGGATAATCGTGATGGACGATTATAGTAATATCTTTCCGTCGCTGTCAAGCCCCCGTGTCAAATCATTTAAGAAGGTAACCGAACGGTAGCTTGTTCAATCATAAAAGATGTCACCATACGGGGTTGGGTATGTCTATGCAGACTAGCTCCTTGGGTGCCATTCTTAGCCTCATAGGTTTGGATGAGCTTATTGATCTTGGTGTCGATCTGGCACTTGAGGGCGGCGGGGTTGAGGGGGTGGTATACCTGCATCAGTCGCTCTTCGGCTTCCTTGCTGAGCTGCTTTGACTGTATCAGGTTTTCATCAGGTGTCATCGGAGTCCCGTACCGGCGCTTGATCCTACCTCCAATTCTCTCCTTGCTGACCAGTTTCATCACCGGTTGAAAGAAGTTCTTATATAGCCTCAGTTCCTTCCGGTAGAGATCACGTATGATGGCTAGCTCTTC
The sequence above is a segment of the Chloroflexota bacterium genome. Coding sequences within it:
- a CDS encoding ABC transporter substrate-binding protein translates to MKHWRTVVLSCLVILVLVATLGLGCGKEEKGKVTIVIGNMTDFTGPAAPALGPMTKALEDFVKEVNAGTAPGIELPEGVKLKVVNWDTGMNPARFVPGYDWLKSKGAEVIISVFNDCSESLKPLAARDKIAILGMATSVPMIDPPGWVFAFCPPTRYAVKLMLKWIGDQWEAEGKYATGKPTIATVGWSDAWGTDNERGTKEYCQANPTKFDYVGSWLAPVGTSTWTSEVAKTLNVDYLQTAANGATMPATFMKQYSDKGGKAINFDTESMSAYVGYITEYAGWSALDGKLNVQTWGWWNLTQWSEVKYVKDVMFKYHSQSQANEWMRAGMGYLGGGAMQLFALRTIVAAIQAAVEKTGSAENFSGQIYYDTATSFMANWAGSQRGFTETRRYCATDMIVLRWNATAKDLILISDGWLPIPLQ